The stretch of DNA TTAGGAAATCCGTAAAACATCATTATCCAAAAGTACAACCTAGGTTATGGAAACTAAGGACTCCTTTTGAATGCATGATTCTCAAAACACGGGAATAGGAAAAATGTAGGATTGAAGTGTTCTATCAATCCAAATCCTATAGATTGGAGAAATACAAAAAAACCATGTGAATAACCATTTGGATTGAGTTTAGTAAACACGCAGGAATTAGAAGAGAGATAgacatatttttatccaaGAGGTTGGACCTCATATTGAAAATCTTCCAAACTTTCTATGTTTTGAGGCATTCATAAGGAATTAATAGAAGATCGAGGCATTACTTTGTTCCAAAAGGCAATGTACAAATTTTTCCTATAGGAATCTAATCCTTCAAAATTCCCCCAAAATTCCTATGTTCCAAAGAAGCTCTTAAAGTGGCTATAGAGTACTACTAGCCAATACAAACTCCTAATGTTTCTTGAAATGGGTCTAAGGTTAAAACTAGTTATCACACATAACAATCAACAAATACATATTGACAATGCATCAGGTGACATACAGGCATAGCCTTAATCTTCAACCGAGATAAGTGCTTGCACAACAGAGTTCATGTTTGGCCGCTTGCTCCTATCTTCCTCCAAGCATGAAACAGCAGTCTTAAGCATCATCTTCACTTGCACATGGTTGAAATCACCCTTCAATCGATAGTCCACAAGATCATCCGTACATCCTCTCTCGTTGGATTCCATCTTCTCACATGTCACCCTAACAACCATCCTGATATCCATCTCGCAAACCTTGATCCCTTGGATCACCCATTCCGAAACCCTAACCCCCTTCACCAGCTCATCGACCTTCTCCGTGACCGGTAGGTTGGATACCCACTCCGGAGCCATGTACCCTCGTGTCCCTCTGATCCGTGTCAAGGCTGCATCCGATCCATCTCTGTTCAACAGCTTGGACAGTCCAAAATCTGTAATCTTGGGCTCCAAATCATGGTCCAGCAATATGTTCTCAGGCTTCATGTCACAATGAACAATCCATTCTGAACACTCATTGTGAAGGTAAGCCAGCCCTTTGGCCACACCCAGAGCAATCCTGAACCTCTGATTCCAATCAAGAACATCATGATCATCATCAGATCCAACCCTGTGAAACAACTTCTGTGCAAGTGATCCGTTCTCTATGAATTCAGAGACAAGAATCCTGTGCTTGCCTCGAGAGCAACAACCCCACATCCTGACGAGGTTCATGTGGTAGATCCTTCCGATGACACTCAGCTCTGCTTGGAACTCCTCCTCGCTCTGCCGGCTCACGTTCTTGAGCACCTTCACGGCCACCAccctctcgtcgtcgccgaggaCGCCCTTGTACACgacgccggagccgccgcggCCGATCACGTCGGTGAAGTTCCCGGTGGCCTTCCTGATCTCCGCGTAGGTGTACCTCTGGAAATGGCTGGTGATCAGCTTGTAGCCTTCTTCGACGGCGTAGACGCGAGATTGCCGGAAAAGTCCTTTGCTTGAGAAGAGCCAGCAGCCGAGGCTGATGACGATGGCCTCGACGACGAGCAGTGCCGACAAGAACCCGTACAGGTATGGCCACACCGCCTTACCGGCGTCACGAGCTGACAGTGAAGCGGAGACGTTGAGTTGAACCTTACTGTCGCTGTCGTTGTCGCCGGCGGGGGTGCAACCGGCGATGTGTTCTTGGGTGGcgaggccgtcgccgtcgtgctgcCATTGATGCACGTGGAACTCCGGCACGTGGAAGTCGGCCGGGACCTTGATGTACACCGTCCCCGGCAAGCCGGGGAACGTCTTGCCGTTGA from Oryza brachyantha chromosome 12, ObraRS2, whole genome shotgun sequence encodes:
- the LOC102714697 gene encoding putative receptor protein kinase ZmPK1; protein product: MTSRLVTFLLFVVTLPCPWRVHVARDWLARGASIAVEDHADDVLRSPDGTFAAGFYNASPTVFTFSVWFARAADRAVVWTAARARPVHSSGARVTLDARRCALVLTDYGGEVVWNSTAGIGRTTASRARLRDSGYLVLEDTAGNALWQSFDYPTDTLLPTQRLTAATRLVSRDRLLSAGYYRLGFSDYAMLSLFYDNSNFSSIYWPNPYFTYWQNNRKIYNFSREAAMDALGQFLSSDGTNFEAADLGAAGVRRRLTLDTDGNLRVYSLDEATGTWSVSWMAFGNPCNIHGVCGANAVCLYSPAPVCVCAPGHERVDASDWSRGCRPTFRLECGRPTKLVALPHSDFWGYDLNDGEIMPLHDCAKKCLENCACVVFQYKEHMECYLKSVLFNGKTFPGLPGTVYIKVPADFHVPEFHVHQWQHDGDGLATQEHIAGCTPAGDNDSDSKVQLNVSASLSARDAGKAVWPYLYGFLSALLVVEAIVISLGCWLFSSKGLFRQSRVYAVEEGYKLITSHFQRYTYAEIRKATGNFTDVIGRGGSGVVYKGVLGDDERVVAVKVLKNVSRQSEEEFQAELSVIGRIYHMNLVRMWGCCSRGKHRILVSEFIENGSLAQKLFHRVGSDDDHDVLDWNQRFRIALGVAKGLAYLHNECSEWIVHCDMKPENILLDHDLEPKITDFGLSKLLNRDGSDAALTRIRGTRGYMAPEWVSNLPVTEKVDELVKGVRVSEWVIQGIKVCEMDIRMVVRVTCEKMESNERGCTDDLVDYRLKGDFNHVQVKMMLKTAVSCLEEDRSKRPNMNSVVQALISVED